ctgcttctGTGCAGAGACGTCAAGAGCAAAGGGGTTTGGCTTTTTTGCCAGGGTTTCAAGTGACACCCCTTTGGTCTTGCATCTACAGATACATCACTGCCACTCATGTCCCACCATGATACTTTCTAACATACAATCAGCTATAGACCTGCCATGTATTTTACCAGCTATGCCAGAGTAAAGACTAGAAATGGAATGCAGTGTGGTCTGAAGGCCCATTGTTGTGTGAGGAGAGGATGAGGTATTGGGCTGTCTTGTTAGTCTCTCTCTTCTGATGCCCACAGTGACCCTTTGAAGCACAGCACAGTCCCTGAGTTCTCTCATATTTTCGAGGTTACTGACTGTATGCTAGAATGCAGTATGAAGGTGGACGAGGGTGGTGGGGGAGTGACGTGCCTCTCGAGACAGAACCAAAGGAGTATGACTTGTCACCCTGAGAAGAAACTGAAATCTCTTTTATTCTGTAGAGAGGGTAGTTATCATTGTAATACTCCTGATACTGACAGCACTGTGTTCTTTTTGTCTAGTACCGGCTTTAGCTCCTAGTAGTGGGGACAGAAGGGGATCTTTAGTATTGGCATCAGTCGGGTATAAGATTATTTGGGGGGCGTGTAGATGCCTGTGATTCTTGCCAAGTTGAAAAATGTCTCCCTTATCCTAACATTCATATGTTCTGGATACAATACTAAATGGGATCATTTGGATCAATCTTGAGAGGACAGCTTTCCtgatgcaatatttttttttttattaccttttttttttttcaaaaatacagTCATAATCTAGTATTTCTCTCAACAGATGACTGCATCAGGCGTTTAGAGGAAGATATTATCTTACTTCCAGATTTTGAAGCTGAAGATTCTGATATTACAGATGATAATTCTGGAAAACATCCTATTACACCCAACGTATCTCTATTCCTTCATAATCAAAGGCTTTCGTCTGATTTTAGTCTTGGCAAGGAACCTTTTCCTGACCTATCACTGATTGTTGGTGAAAGTGCAGGTCACAACGCAGGTAAAATATATccctgtcctgaatgtgggaaactgTTTAAGAAGAACTCAAGTCTTTCTTTGCATATGAGAATTCACAGTGATGAGcggccattttcatgtttagaatgcgGGAAATGCTTTACCCAGAACTCAATtcttgttgaacatcagagaattcacacaggggagaaaccattctCATGTTCAGATTGTGGAAAATATTTTGCCCAGAGGTCagctcttgttaaacatgagagaagtcaTACTGGGGAGAAGCCATTTGCATGTTTGGACTGTTGGAAATGTTTTACACGTAAAGATCATCTTGAGagacatcaaagaattcacagaGATGAACGGCCATTTTCCTGTTCTGAATGCGGGAAAAGTTTTACTCGGATATCCGTTCTTGTTGCACATCAGAGGattcatacaggagagaaaccgttttcttgttcagaatgtgggaaatgttttacctaTAAATCTGTTCTTATTGAACATGAGAAaacccacacaggagagaaaccattttcttgttcagaatgtgggaaaagttttgcCCAGAAATCAACTCTCATTGCACATCAGCGAATTCACACAGGTGAAAAGCCAttctcatgttcagaatgtgggaagtgttttactcTGAAATCAGGTTtggttagacatcagagaactcacactgaggagaaacaatttttttgctcagaatgtggaaaaagTTTTAGTATAAAGTCAGATGACATCATACATCATCGAATGTATACAGGGGAAAATGATCTTAAAGAGCAACTAGTAAAATGCTATCTTTGTATGTTTTTGCCTAAAGCAGTGCAATAAAAATCTTTTGGCACCGTGTGAGGGTAATTTCTTCTAATAACATACATTGCGCACCTCTTGGATCTGCACCTATGTCAAGAACTGTGTCTGCAGCGGCATGGGGTCAAGCAGAGGTGGGACTACGTGTATCAGACATTTATGACCTAGCCTatcgatatgtcataaatgtgatgggaatactcctttaagtttCTTAATTGAAGGGCCAAGACCTTGGAATAAATTGTGATATTTGTATGTATAAGCGACTAGCAGAAAGACCCgacttcgcacaggtatatttcagctatttcatttaatgtttgtgtatgaGGTTAAGTTATCCACAGTGTTCTCCatcacagtgacctctacagcatcccacccctttaacagtgacttccacagtaccctgctcccttaacagtgacctccaaagcagctgcccctttgtgagtgacctccacagtaccttgcccccttaacagtgacctctacagcaccctaccccttaacactgacctccttagtgtacgtccccttaactgtgacctccacagtcccctgtcCTCCTAATAACAGTAACCtttacagtgcccacccctttaacagtgatctccacagcacccaCTCCttgaacagtgaccttcacagagcCTGCCcgtttaactgtgacctctatagtaccccatctccttaacagtgattttcacaataacccgccccccttaacagtgacctttacagcattctgccccttaacactgacctcaatAGTGTGAGGGTTGAGACTTCGtattgtgtcctcagcctccatgtTGTACTTCATAGTGCCATTTTATGTTATAAACTGTGAACTTCTTTGCGAAGGATACTATAACCTCAAGGTCACTCCTAGCCCCCACCACCTGGTCTAAAAGaacttctacactgcgtgcagaattattaggcaaatgagtattttgaccacatcatcctctttatgcatgttgtcttactccaagctgtataggctcgaaagcctactaccaattaagcatattaggtgatgtgcatctctgtaatgagaaggggtgtggtctaatgacatcaacaccctatattaggtgtgcataattattaggcaacttcctttcctttggcaaaatgggtcaaaagaaggacttgacaggctcagaaaagtcaaaaatagtgagatatcttgcagagggatgcagcactcttaaaattgcaaagcttctgaagcgtgatcatcgaacaatcaagcgtttcattcaaaatagtcaacagggtcgcaagaagcgtgtggaaaaaccaaggcgcaaaataactgcccatgaactgagaaaagtcaagcgtgcagctgccaagatgccacttgccaccagtttggccatatttcagagctgcaacatcactggagtgcccaaaagcacaaggtgtgcaatactcagagacatggccaaggtaagaaaggctgaaagacgaccaccactgaacaagacacacaagctgaaacgtcaagactgggccaagaaatatctcaagactgatttttctaaggttttatggactgatgaaatgaaagtgagtcttgatgggccagatggatgggcccgtggctggattggtaaagggcagagagatccagtccgactcagacgccagcaaggtggaggtggagtactggtttgggctggtatcatcaaagatgagcttgtggggccttttcgggttgaggatggagtcaagctcaactcccagtcctactgccagtttctggaagacaccttcttcaagcagtggtacaggaagaagtctgcatccttcaagaaaaacatgattttcatgcaggacaatgctccatcacacgcgttcaagtactccacagcgtggctggcaagaaagggtataaaaggagaaaatctaatgacatggcctccttgttcacctgatctgaaccccattgagaacctgtggtccatcatcaaatgtgagatttacaaggagggaaaacagtacacctctctgaacagtgtctgggaggctgtggttgctgctgcacgcaatgttgatggtgaacagatcaaaacactgacagaatccatggatggcaggcttttgagtgtccttgcaaagaaaggtggctatattggtcactgatttgtttttgttttgtttttgaatgtcagaaatgtatatttgtgaatgttgagatgttatattggtttcactggtaaaaataaataattgaaatgggtatatatttgttttttgttaagttgcctaataattatgcacagtaatagtcacctgcacacacagatatccccctaaaatagctaaaactaaaaactacttccaaaaatattcagctttgatattaatgagttttttgggttcattgagaacatggttgttgttcaataataaaattaatcctcaaaaatacaacttgcctaataattctgcactccctgtataattgcTAGAAAGACTGGTACATGATTAACACTCACACTTGGGATTAGGGAGACGCTCCGGGCGTATAGCCAAAAGATGCTCATTTCAGATTGTAGTTTTAATGAGATAATGATGTAAATGTTTAACTACGTCTTCAGTTGGAAATGATCCAGAATATCGCTATTTTAACCTCTGTTTTCTTTCAATAAAGTTTAGAAACACTTGATACACAGCTCTATGCCTGTGTTGGTTTTTCTCTGAGTACTCATAACTTCTAACTAGGAATCCACTGCTCATCCGGCATTGGGGTCTTTGCCCTAACAATAGCGGACCAttcccttatctgtgacctccacagcagcctgcccccttaactgtgacctccacagcactccgctcccttaaccgtgtcatccacagcaccctgcccctttaaaggtgacctacagcagtgaagaaaaatgtctgggttgttatggaaacctggtgtaaaactgtgtgtataagtcgagactaagagcctgcaagcttctattggctgataagggtcatgtgatcatgtgtatggcagttgggatataagtgagagacctgcaggcttctattggctaatgcaggtcatgtgatgatgccatatttgcatttttgggggaaatatctcaggaatggtgcgtcctagagagctgagacccggtttaaaaccttcctggacatctGATGTTCCTATGTGCAgattggtccagtcgtttggtcatgCATAAAGAACAGGCAGACGGACAGAAactcatatacactgctcaaaaaaaaaaagggaacacaaaaataacacatcctagatctgaattaattaaatattcttctgaaatactttgttctttacatagttgaatgtgctgacaacaaaatcacacaaaaataaaaaaatggaaatcaaatttttcaacctatggaggtctggatttggagtcacactcaaaattaaagtggaaaaacacactacaggctgatccaactttgatgtaatgtccttaaaacaagtcaaaatgaggctcagtagtgtgtgtggcctccacgtgcctgtatgacctccctacaacgcctgtgcatgctcctgatgaggtggcagatggtctcctgagggatctcctcccagacctggactaaagcatctgccaactcctggacagtctgtggtggatagagcgagacatgatgtcccagatgtgctcaattggattcaggtctggggaacgggcgggccagtccatagcatcaatgcctttgtcttgcaggaactgctgacacactccagccacatgaggtctagcattgtcttgcattaggaggaacccagggccaaccacaccagcatatggtctcacaaggggtctgaggatctcatctcggtacctaatggcagtcaggctaactctggcgagcacattaagggctgtgcggccctccaaagaaatgccaccccacaccattactgacccaatgccaaacctgtcatgctagaggatgttgcaggcagcagaacgttctccacggcgtctcaagactctgtcacgtctgtcacatgtgctcagtgtgaacctgctttcatctgtgaagagcacggcgctagtggcgaatttgttctctggcaaatgccaaacgtcctgcacggtgttgggctgtaagcacaacccccacctgtggacgtcgggccctcatatcaccctcatggagtctgtttctgaccgtttgagcagacacatgcatatttgtggcctgctggaggtcattttgcagggctctggcagtgctcctcctgttcctccttgcacaaaggcggaggtagcggtcctgctgctgggttgttgccctcctacagcctcctccacgtctggcctgtctcctggtagcgcctccatgctctggacactacgctgacagacacagcaaaccttcttgccacagctcgcattgatgtgccatcctggataagctgcactacctgagccacttgtgtgggttgtagactccgtctcatgctaccactagagtgaaagcaccgccagcattcaaaagtgaccaaaacatcagccaggaagcataggaactgaaaagtggtctgtggtcaccacctgcagaaccactcctttattgggagtgtcttgctaattgcctataatttccacctgttgtctatcccatttgcacaacagcatgtgaaattgattgtcactcagtgttgcttcctaagtggacagattgatttcacagaagtgtgattgacttggagttacattgtgttgtttaagtgttccctttatttttttgagcagagtgtgtgtatatatatatatatatatatatatatataagagatatagaGTAGTTCGCACAGAAGATATGCTCAGTGCATAGTTTTGATACTACTGAAATGTGTGCAAAGAACTGTCTCACTGAGATCTCCTGAATAggaatgagcgaacccaaactttatGGGTATGGTGTTCGGGTGGTTTAGGAATTCGctatggattccattataatgaaatataaaataattcgtagacagaatgcaaaatggaagcctttaagaggcattctgttttgatccgtcataatagaagtctatggccaagcataacTAATCCCTCTGGTTTTCATTACGcgggacggaaaacaaagtcttgCATAAcgaaaaccagacggatccgttatgcttggccatagacttctattatgacagatcaaattggaatgcctcttaaaggcttccattttgcattctgtctacgaattccgttatattccgttataacggaattcataacttTATATTTAATATGATTTTAAAATCCCTGGTAATGGCTGTTAATTTCTATGAGGCCAGACAGTACTGTCACCGCCCTAAAAGCCCTTTACATGGGCCTATGATCATCAGGAGAAAGCATCTCTGGTGCTCTCATCTAGATCAACATCAGCAGCAGATCGCCCAGAAACAATGACGCATTTATATGCAGTTTTTCCCTCCGCTGATGAGCAGACAGTTATACTGAGCGAACAGTtgcttcccgataattgcctgctggtTTGAGCCTTTAGACCTAGTTCACTCGTCAATGATTTCAATCAGGAACCCAGATTTCTCACCATTTTTCCTAGAGGAGACTAACCCTGTAATACAAGCACCTCAGCAGTCTCATGCAGCTGCTGAGATCTCTGAGCAtttatttttaaagggagtctgtcatctacTCTCTGAGTGTTTTAGATCGCTCATATCGCGTTATAGCACAGATGGCCAATATAAAAATAGTACCTTTATTGTGTTCTACGTCCAGAAGCTGAAAATAAAACACTTTATAAAGATATGTAAATTAAGTCccacaagtgcccaggcccctctctgatgtgcccacataactgctCCCCTTGCAGTCTTCTGGCCCACCTTCCTAATTCGTCCTCCTCCGGCTTCGAAATCTAGTGCGAGCGCCGGTCCCTGCCAGGCCCGTGCGCTGCTCTGCCCACAGAGGCACTAAACTTaatagtgcgcatgcgcgggccaggCGGTGTCTGGCGCTCGCACAAGATCTCCAAGCCAGAGGAAGAGAACAGAGTAGGAAAGGATGGTGGGTCAGAGGACTGCAAGGGGAgtggttatgtgggcacatcagaATAAAGTGTTTATTCTctttcgcctatgacagcacctctggagagaccgcctcctcctccggacAGGAACCAGAACCGCCTTTTTGAAAGAGGGATCCTCCCCTCTACCTCCAGTTCTCTTTTCTGTCCTAAGAGGCAGGAGAAAATCGGAACCgccgtatttatttattttatgcacttatatagcgctactatattccgaagcgctttacagacattagcatccaactgtccccaatggggctcacaatctaaggtccctatcagtatgtctttggagtgtgggaggaaaccagagtacccggaggaaacccacgccatATGCAGTTGTTCTAGAGCTGCGGGGGCCCTGGCAATTGATGCAGTTAGGAGGGTTATCCCGGGCAGCGTAAGTCTCCGCTGCTAAAGTCTGGGCTCTAGTCTGTCCCTCACCTTCCGCTCCCCTTCCCGGAGCCTGGGGAGTTTTGACCTCTCTGGGATTCCTGCGAACCTTTGCGGccgtgttcgcatgttcggccgcCGACCCGCGTGTGAATCTACTTCCAGCTTCAAGTGGTGGGAAGAAGCCGTCGCTGCGGACTGGAAGCGGAGGGAGTTGGCAGCGCGCGCCGAGGAGAAAAAGCCCAGCCAGCTCACTGCCATGCCGACTGAAGAGCTGGCAGTTTCCTATTCTGGCTGATTGTGCTGTGTGAAAGAATGGAGCAGGTGAGACCACCAATGATACATCGGTACAAGGGTGGGGTAAGAGGGGTCATTCCCCGGCAGATTTTATTTTTAGTATTGCTCATGGGGTCATGTTTGTTTGTGCCTAGGTGTCTAAGGAGTCTTCCAGGAAGACCTCCAGAGctaaagaaggggggtgggggggtgggtgcTGTCTGTAAAAAGAAGCTACCCTCTGTGTGGGCTAAACCTCTTTGTCAAGGATGTGTcagcaagttaatggaggaggaagcTCCATCTTTGATGAGCAGCATTAAGCAGAGGATCCAGGATGAGGTCAGAGAGTCGGTTAGCGGATTGATTAAATGCCACCCCAGgtacttctgctgctgcatctaaaGATTCACCCTCCAGTGACAGCGATATCCTTTCTGgtttggaggaagaaggagaCTGTTTATCATCTGACGATTCTTCTGAGGAGGAGGCCGCAGGGAAACCGCTGTTTCATGCTGAGAACACTAACTCCCTAGTCAAGGTGGTTAGCGCTACTATGGGGTTGGATGATCAAAGACCTCAGCAATCGGTGCAAGACTCTATGTTTGAGAGGCTAGGTCCTAGGAAGAGGAAAGtgcttgatatacagtacagaccaaaagtttggacacaccttctcattcaaagagttttttttattttcaggactatgaaaattgtagattcacactgaaggcatcaaaactatgaattaacacatgtggaattatatacataacaaacaagtgtgaaacaactgaaaatatgtcatattctaggttcttcaaagtagccaccttttgctttgattactgctttgcacactcttggcattctcttgatgagcttcaagaggtagtcccctgaaatggttttcacttcacagttgtgccctgtcaggtttaataagtgggatttcttgccttataaatggggttgggaccatcagaggcgttgaggagaagtcaggtggatacacagctgatagtcctactgaatagacttagaatttgtattatggaaagaaaaaagcagctaagtaaagaaaaacgagtggccatcattactttaagaaatgaaggtcagtcagtcagccaaaaaattgggaaaactttgaaagtaagggctatttgaccatgaaggagagtgatggggtgctgcgccagatgacctgacctccacagtcaccggacctgaacccaatcgagatggtttggggtgagctgtaccgcagagtgaaggcaaaacggccaacaagtgctaagcatctctgggaactccttcaagactgttggaagaccatttcaggggactacctcttgaagctcatcaagagaatgccaagagtgtgcaaagcagtaatcaaagcaaaaggtggctactttgaagaacctagaatatgacatattttcagttgtttcacacttgtttgttatgtatataattccacatgtgttaattcatagttttgatgccttcatagtcatgaaaataaagaaaactctttgaatgagaaggtgtgtccaaacttttggtctgtactgtacatgagaaCATTCAGGCCGTAATCGCCAGAGAATGGAAAAGACCTGTTAGGAAGTTTTTCGTTCCTTCCTCTGTTAAACAGAAATATCAGTTTGAAGAAGTCTCCGCCCTCTGGGATAGGGCCACAAAAATAGATGCTCCTGTGGCTAAGATGTCCAGGAAAAATATCTCCCCTTTGAAGTTATGGGTTCCCTTAAGGACCCAATGGACAGAAGAGCAGAGatttatttaaagaaaaaaatgttaggCTTCTGCAGCAGCTTTTAAACCTGCTATTGCTGCTACGTCTGTTGCTAGGTCCTTAAAGGTGTGGATGGGGGAGTTAGAGGCCCACATTGAAGGAGGTACCCCTAGTTGCTTACCTCCTTCCCCATTAGAAACAATGCCCTAGATTTCTTGCCTGATGCCTCTCCGCGGTTGCAatgtgtgatgtgaacgcatagcacctgcactgaatcctgacatgagcgttttttttcacccatcagttctgcgttgcgtgaaaaacgctgcatgttctatattctgtgtttttcacactgtcctggccccatagaagtaaatggggcttcagtgaaaaacgcattgcatccataagcaagtgcggatgcaatgcgtttttcactgatcgttgctaagagatgtttgtaaaccttcagttttttcacgcaagtgaaaaatgcatcaaaacgcattgcacccatgcggaaaaaacagaacaactgaacgcaatcgcaggaaaaactgactgaacttgcttgcaaaatggtgcgagtttcactgaatgcaccctaaacacatccggagccaatccatcatgctcatgtgaaagaggccttaaggttcTCTGCTAGGGTTTCGGCCTTATCTAACACTGCCCGTAGGGCTATGgcgcctttcacacgggcgagtattccgcgcgggtgcaatgcatgaggtgaacacattgcacccgcactgaatcctgactcattcatttcaatggggctgtgtacatgagcaatgtttttcactcatcacttgtgcgttgcgtgaaaatcgcaccatgttctatattctgcgtttttcacgcaacacaggccccatagaaatgaatggggctgcttgaaaattgcatccgcaagcaagtgcggatgtggtgcgatttttcacgcatggttgctaaggagacaagGGATGTAtgacccgggaccccatttactttattattttccattataacatggttataattgaaaataatagcattctttaatacagaatgctaagtatattgtcaattgagggttaaaaaaaataataaaaacattgctcacctcatccccttgatagcgcagccgggatcctcttctttgttcttcttgaaggacctgcaaaaggaccttcgctgacgtcattGTGCTCACCACAGGTATTTTGATGGTAGATCTATTTGGTGTCCATATTGAttatttatattttcattttctgttctttttctattttaaacTCTAGTCATTCTTCTGTTTCAGGTTGGAGTTGATGAATGGGTAGTTGAAGAAGTGTATGAAGTTGAAGAAGTGTAGGGGCGGGGGTCTACCTAGGAGGGGAAATGGAGGTGCTGGTAAGCAGCCGGACCTCGATGTCCCGTCCCGGATTGACACCCGTCCCGGTTttacaggaaataaaaaaatctccATTTCTGTGTTTTAATCCTGCTGGACTTAAGGTATTGAATTCGAAAATTATTTTTGCTTTCTATCCTGGACATGTCGGCAATATGGTTGCCTCCTCTCCAGGGTCTTTTTACTTTTTCAATAGCTACAAATGTAAGAATTGAAGGGTCACTGTTGTGGTGATCTTTGAAGTGTTTGGAAACGGAATGTAATTTGAAGTTCTTTTTAATATTTGCTATGTGTTCTGATATTCTTTTTTTTGAAGGGGCGTTTGGTACGACCCACATATTGCTTGTGGCATTGACATTctgatatatacactgcgtgcagaattattaggcaaatgagtattttgaccacatcatcctctttatgcatgttgtcttactccaagctgtataggctcgaaagcctactaccaattaagcatattaggtgatgtgcatctctgtaatgagaaggggtgtggtctaatgacatcaacaccctatatcaggtgtgcataattattaggcaacttcctttcctttggcaaaatgggtcaaaagaaggacttgacaggctcagaaaagtcaaaaatagtgagatatcttgcagagggatgcagcactcttaaaattgcaaagcttctgaagcgtgatcatcgaacaatcaagcgtttcattcaaaatagtcaacagggtcgcaagaagcgtgtggaaaaaccaaggtgcaaaataactgcccatgaactgagaaaagtcaagcgtgcagctgccaggatgccacttgccaccagtttggccatatttcagagctgcaacatcactggagtgcccaaaagcacaaggtgtgcaatactcagagacatggccaaggtaagaaaggctgaaagacgaccaccactgaacaagacacacaagctgaaacgtcaagactgggccaaga
This window of the Bufo bufo chromosome 6, aBufBuf1.1, whole genome shotgun sequence genome carries:
- the LOC121004109 gene encoding zinc finger protein 3 homolog is translated as MATFISCSKGSSQLGFHPQDNCHFLTDPPRMGKNRKEMAERILNLTLEIICLLTGEDYTVVKKTSGQWATPIGWPSVSGGWCRTRSSIIEPPSNSLIHERKKEQKILELTYKIIELLTREGEDLIDIKIEAISGDEESYLRCDAPCFEKDVPVDISPEGSSNKNTPDKCSSPQKSEECPEKIKSTPQYCQGEDLTNIKAEDITVEEDMYLKGYRQCKEEEIPVHISSDDCIRRLEEDIILLPDFEAEDSDITDDNSGKHPITPNVSLFLHNQRLSSDFSLGKEPFPDLSLIVGESAGHNAGKIYPCPECGKLFKKNSSLSLHMRIHSDERPFSCLECGKCFTQNSILVEHQRIHTGEKPFSCSDCGKYFAQRSALVKHERSHTGEKPFACLDCWKCFTRKDHLERHQRIHRDERPFSCSECGKSFTRISVLVAHQRIHTGEKPFSCSECGKCFTYKSVLIEHEKTHTGEKPFSCSECGKSFAQKSTLIAHQRIHTGEKPFSCSECGKCFTLKSGLVRHQRTHTEEKQFFCSECGKSFSIKSDDIIHHRMYTGENDLKEQLVKCYLCMFLPKAVQ